A region from the Mustela erminea isolate mMusErm1 chromosome 2, mMusErm1.Pri, whole genome shotgun sequence genome encodes:
- the LOC116582488 gene encoding AT-rich interactive domain-containing protein 1B-like: MEAWAREGAGPGGRALLGKSGGKGGDNNKEGAATGAARGQFRLPAGALARPGCGGSGGDKAEPAAASGPKSRSAGMMRTVGGTAYLNSPTRLRSQPVTRSRSLPSRERQGPPVSLPLSTSCFPGDIPL, translated from the exons ATGGAGGCCTGGGCCAGGGAAGGCGCAGGCCCGGGCGGGCGGGCGCTCCTG GGGAAGAGTGGGGGTAAAGGCGGTGACAATAACAAGGAAGGTGCGGCGACGGGGGCCGCGAGGGGCCAGTTCCGGCTGCCCGCGGGCGCCCTCGCGAGGCCGGGCTGCGGCGGAAGTGGCGGCGACAAAGCCGAGCCAGCCGCGGCGTCTGGGCCAAAG TCGCGATCCGCTGGCATGATGCGAACCGTAGGTGGAACTGCTTATCTCAACTCTCCTACCCGTCTGCGCTCTCAGCCTGTGACCCGCTCCCGTTCTCTTCCAAGCAGGGAGCGCCAGGGGCctcctgtctctcttcccctctctacGTCCTGCTTTCCCGGGGACATCCCCCTCTAA